The following coding sequences lie in one Mycobacterium gordonae genomic window:
- a CDS encoding ABC transporter ATP-binding protein, whose protein sequence is MMTSSSDELAGTAINIEHLRVTRGKRLALQDVSVHIRRGSITGLLGPSGCGKTTLMRSIVGTQIVTSGAVTVLGRPAGSAALRRRVGYVPQDPTIYHDLRVVDNVKYFATLYGHDAQAADDAIDRVGLTDHRTAYCSNLSGGQRIRVSLACALVCGPELLILDEPTVGLDPVLRVDLWAQFRDLAKSGTTLLVSSHVMDEADHCGDLLLMREGRLVAHTTPDQLREDTSCTSLEEAFLSIIRRSTELRAG, encoded by the coding sequence ATGATGACTTCATCATCTGATGAATTAGCTGGCACGGCCATCAATATCGAGCATCTGCGGGTCACCCGCGGTAAACGACTTGCGCTGCAGGACGTCTCGGTCCACATCCGAAGGGGCAGCATCACCGGGCTGCTCGGCCCGTCCGGCTGCGGCAAGACAACCCTGATGCGCAGCATCGTCGGGACGCAGATCGTGACCTCGGGAGCAGTCACCGTCCTCGGCCGCCCTGCAGGGTCCGCCGCATTGCGCCGGAGGGTCGGCTATGTACCGCAGGACCCGACCATCTACCACGACCTGCGGGTGGTCGACAACGTCAAATATTTCGCCACGTTGTACGGACACGACGCGCAGGCCGCCGACGACGCCATCGATCGGGTGGGCCTGACCGATCACCGGACGGCCTATTGCAGCAATCTGTCCGGGGGCCAGCGCATCCGCGTGTCCCTGGCCTGCGCACTGGTCTGCGGGCCCGAGTTGCTGATCCTCGACGAACCCACCGTGGGACTGGATCCCGTTCTGCGAGTAGACCTTTGGGCCCAATTCAGAGACCTGGCGAAGAGCGGTACCACGCTGCTCGTGTCCAGTCACGTGATGGACGAAGCCGACCATTGCGGCGACCTGCTGCTGATGCGGGAAGGGCGTCTGGTCGCTCACACCACCCCTGACCAACTACGAGAGGACACGTCATGCACGTCACTGGAGGAAGCGTTTCTGTCCATCATCCGGCGCAGCACCGAGCTCCGAGCCGGATAG
- the tyrS gene encoding tyrosine--tRNA ligase: MGDESSEILDELGWRGLIAQSTDLDALAAEAQRGPLTVYAGFDPTAASLHAGHLVPLLALRRFQRAGHRPIVLAGGATGMIGDPREVGERSLQEADTVAEWAERIRGQLERFVDFDDSPTGAIVENNLEWTGALSAIEFLRDIGKHFSVNVMLDRDTVRRRLDGEGISYTEFSYMLLQANDFVELHRRHGCALQIGGSDQWGNIIAGVRLVRQKLGAAVHALTVPLVTSADGKKFGKSTGGGSLWLDPQMTSPYAWYQYFVNTADADVIRYLRWFTFLSADELAELEQATSERPQQRAAQRRLATELTVLVHGEAATEAVQHASRALFGQGELDRLDEPTLSSALRETSVAELKPGEPDGIVDLLVATGLSESRKAARRTIGEGGVSVNNIRVSSDEWSPQSSDFLHGRWLVLRRGKRNVAGVERI; the protein is encoded by the coding sequence ATGGGTGATGAGTCGTCCGAGATTCTCGACGAATTGGGCTGGCGTGGGCTGATCGCGCAGTCCACCGACCTCGACGCGCTGGCGGCCGAGGCGCAGCGAGGACCGCTGACCGTTTACGCCGGATTCGACCCGACTGCCGCGAGCCTGCACGCCGGACACCTGGTGCCGCTGCTGGCGCTGCGTCGTTTCCAGCGCGCCGGGCACCGGCCGATCGTCCTGGCCGGCGGGGCGACCGGGATGATCGGCGATCCGCGCGAGGTCGGTGAGCGCAGTCTGCAGGAGGCGGACACGGTCGCCGAATGGGCTGAGCGGATCCGGGGTCAGTTGGAGCGCTTCGTCGACTTCGACGATTCGCCGACAGGCGCGATCGTCGAGAACAACCTGGAATGGACCGGCGCACTGTCGGCCATCGAGTTCCTGCGTGACATCGGCAAGCACTTCTCGGTCAACGTCATGCTCGATCGGGACACCGTGCGGCGCCGCCTGGACGGGGAAGGCATCTCCTACACCGAGTTCAGTTACATGCTGTTGCAGGCCAACGATTTCGTCGAACTGCACCGCCGCCACGGCTGCGCGCTGCAGATCGGCGGATCGGATCAGTGGGGCAACATCATCGCCGGGGTCCGCCTGGTGCGCCAAAAGCTCGGCGCGGCAGTCCATGCGCTCACCGTGCCGCTGGTCACGTCGGCCGACGGCAAGAAATTCGGCAAGTCCACCGGTGGTGGCAGCCTGTGGCTGGACCCGCAGATGACCAGCCCGTACGCCTGGTACCAGTATTTCGTCAACACCGCCGACGCCGACGTGATCCGCTACCTGCGTTGGTTCACCTTTCTGTCCGCCGACGAACTCGCCGAACTGGAACAGGCCACTTCAGAACGCCCACAGCAGCGCGCCGCGCAACGCCGGCTCGCCACCGAGCTGACCGTGCTGGTGCATGGCGAGGCGGCCACTGAAGCCGTCCAGCACGCCAGCCGGGCGCTGTTCGGTCAGGGGGAGTTGGATCGACTGGACGAGCCGACGCTGTCATCGGCGTTGCGGGAGACGTCGGTGGCAGAGCTGAAACCGGGCGAGCCAGACGGAATCGTCGACCTGCTGGTGGCCACTGGTCTGTCCGAAAGCAGGAAAGCCGCGCGGCGGACCATCGGTGAGGGCGGCGTGTCGGTCAACAACATCCGCGTCAGCAGTGACGAATGGTCGCCGCAATCATCGGATTTCCTGCATGGGCGATGGCTGGTGCTACGCCGCGGCAAGCGCAACGTCGCGGGTGTGGAGAGGATCTAG
- a CDS encoding YcaO-like family protein, with protein MSEPQGRATTQLSGPDWSHWPARVLGHADPLKIGHHAGTHRTISPDQTWAAIQPLLAVAGITRVADLTWLDDLGIPTVQAVRPASLTLSVSQGKATTYRAAQVSAVMESLENWHVENISPDRLSTPTTELIDELTYDPADLNRPAGSFYHPGAKLDWMAATTLLTGRRTWVPWLATLVNISVTDAWGPPIFGMDTTGLASGNSYHEATLHGLYEIMERYGMAAAQPGSTLFEVPIDDVVRSECAPLVEMIHRAKSELQVARMDVWDGFYCFAAEITSPMMEIPFSGSGLHHDPNVALSRAITEAAQSRLTAISGAREDLPSAIYQRFARMHTFAPARKSMQAMPEGGPTPWHITSTDSLGELLATAGTAVAAVAGAEPLAVVCDFPDACVPVVKVIAPGMSATVQSPLRTPLQEHP; from the coding sequence GGCGCGCCACCACCCAACTCAGTGGCCCCGATTGGTCGCATTGGCCCGCACGGGTATTGGGCCACGCCGACCCCCTCAAGATCGGTCACCACGCGGGCACGCATCGCACCATCTCGCCGGACCAGACGTGGGCGGCCATCCAGCCGCTGCTGGCGGTGGCCGGCATCACCCGCGTCGCTGATCTCACCTGGCTCGACGATTTGGGAATTCCGACAGTGCAAGCGGTGCGACCGGCGTCGCTGACGCTGTCGGTCAGCCAGGGCAAAGCCACCACCTACCGGGCCGCGCAGGTGTCCGCCGTCATGGAGTCCCTGGAGAACTGGCACGTCGAAAACATCAGCCCAGACCGGTTATCGACTCCTACAACGGAACTCATTGATGAGCTGACATACGACCCGGCTGACCTCAACCGTCCGGCGGGCAGTTTCTATCACCCGGGGGCCAAACTCGACTGGATGGCCGCGACGACACTACTGACCGGCCGCCGGACCTGGGTACCGTGGCTGGCCACCCTGGTGAACATCTCGGTCACCGACGCCTGGGGGCCACCGATTTTCGGCATGGACACAACGGGATTGGCCTCGGGCAACAGCTACCACGAGGCCACCCTGCACGGCCTTTACGAGATCATGGAGCGATACGGCATGGCCGCCGCGCAGCCGGGATCCACTTTGTTCGAAGTGCCGATCGACGACGTCGTGCGCTCGGAATGCGCGCCTTTGGTGGAGATGATCCACCGTGCGAAAAGCGAACTGCAGGTCGCCCGAATGGACGTCTGGGACGGGTTCTACTGCTTCGCTGCCGAGATCACCTCACCAATGATGGAGATCCCGTTCAGTGGCAGCGGTCTCCATCATGATCCCAATGTCGCACTCTCCCGAGCGATTACCGAAGCCGCACAATCGCGTCTGACCGCGATCAGTGGAGCACGCGAGGATCTGCCCTCGGCCATCTATCAGAGATTCGCCCGCATGCACACCTTCGCGCCCGCCCGAAAGTCGATGCAGGCCATGCCCGAAGGAGGCCCCACGCCCTGGCACATCACGAGCACCGACTCGCTGGGCGAACTGCTCGCTACGGCGGGGACCGCCGTAGCGGCGGTGGCCGGCGCCGAGCCGCTTGCGGTGGTGTGCGACTTCCCCGACGCTTGCGTGCCCGTCGTCAAGGTGATCGCACCGGGCATGTCGGCGACGGTGCAGTCACCCCTGCGCACCCCGCTGCAGGAGCACCCGTGA
- a CDS encoding TfuA-like protein translates to MTAAARIVVTAGPTIGAPDIHAVIPHAEVVPPISFGDALRYGLRPGDTLLIVDGLFFQSASVRHKELLTLMDDGVRVVGSSSMGALRAAELHPFGMEGYGWVFEGYRDGVIDADDEVGMVHGDPEDGYPVFVDALVNIRQTVSQAVQSGVLSSATAERLIETARRTPFTQRTWNRLLESAGIPESPSLAQQLKAMRIDIKHTDAVLALREVIRGPRNVAVRPGPPPTVWSERWRQRWAPATPVEVTEGTSDVVHVVDVDVLSLLSVCASDRWAYRPALEQVAAWYWNAVHPGDEGSVRDRASRAVADVGIADYERALETVAHRYAVASGIIDASGFPEHVRAHWLTDEESLSLSGDPISVSARLTTRTLFFTRSLPAIQHFLELLRKDPRLPEWRAMVAQALARRDELAKQKPTLNLQRPDPTQLRRLFGMRWGTEVDHIELAQRGLMTNDAFYNAASLFAVAAADDQLPSIEVGTLGGI, encoded by the coding sequence GTGACCGCCGCGGCGCGCATCGTTGTCACCGCGGGGCCCACGATCGGTGCGCCGGATATCCATGCCGTGATCCCCCATGCCGAAGTGGTCCCACCGATTTCGTTCGGAGACGCGCTGCGGTACGGGCTGCGCCCCGGGGACACGCTGCTCATCGTCGACGGCCTCTTCTTCCAGAGCGCTTCGGTGCGGCATAAGGAATTGCTGACGCTGATGGACGACGGTGTGCGGGTGGTCGGCTCGTCGAGTATGGGTGCGCTGCGTGCCGCGGAACTACATCCGTTCGGCATGGAGGGCTACGGCTGGGTGTTCGAGGGATACCGTGACGGCGTCATCGACGCCGACGACGAAGTCGGCATGGTGCACGGCGACCCCGAAGACGGCTACCCGGTATTCGTGGACGCACTCGTCAATATCCGCCAAACAGTTTCCCAGGCAGTGCAATCCGGCGTCCTGTCATCGGCGACGGCCGAGCGGCTCATTGAGACCGCCCGCCGCACACCCTTTACCCAGCGCACCTGGAATCGTCTGCTCGAATCCGCAGGAATCCCGGAGAGCCCCTCGCTGGCACAGCAATTGAAGGCGATGCGGATCGACATCAAGCACACCGACGCAGTGCTGGCGCTGCGGGAGGTGATCCGCGGCCCGAGAAACGTCGCGGTACGTCCCGGGCCTCCCCCCACCGTGTGGTCGGAGCGTTGGCGTCAACGTTGGGCCCCGGCGACACCCGTCGAAGTGACCGAAGGGACCTCCGACGTCGTCCACGTCGTGGACGTCGACGTCCTGTCGCTGCTGAGTGTGTGCGCCTCCGACCGCTGGGCCTACCGGCCGGCCCTCGAGCAAGTGGCCGCGTGGTACTGGAACGCGGTTCATCCCGGCGACGAGGGCAGCGTCCGGGATCGCGCATCGCGGGCGGTCGCCGACGTCGGCATCGCCGACTACGAACGCGCGCTGGAAACCGTCGCGCACCGCTACGCGGTCGCGTCGGGAATCATCGACGCATCAGGGTTCCCGGAACACGTGAGGGCTCACTGGCTCACCGACGAAGAGAGCCTCTCGCTCAGCGGCGACCCCATTTCAGTTTCGGCGCGGTTGACCACCCGGACCCTGTTCTTCACCCGGTCATTGCCGGCCATCCAGCACTTCCTCGAACTGCTGCGCAAGGATCCGCGGCTGCCCGAGTGGCGCGCCATGGTCGCGCAGGCGTTGGCTCGGCGCGACGAGTTGGCAAAGCAGAAGCCGACTTTGAACTTGCAAAGGCCCGACCCCACGCAGCTCAGGCGCTTGTTCGGCATGCGTTGGGGCACGGAGGTAGACCACATAGAACTCGCCCAACGGGGATTGATGACCAACGACGCGTTCTACAACGCGGCCAGTCTGTTTGCCGTGGCAGCCGCTGACGACCAGCTGCCCTCGATCGAGGTCGGCACGCTCGGCGGCATCTGA
- a CDS encoding bile acid:sodium symporter family protein — translation MDNRFFPLVVVAIMLALGLTLTVADFQRATTLRRPLLAALLCQSVLLPLLCLLVAEALDLQPNLAVGLMLMAATPGGLLANVLSHLAGGDLALNLTLTAVNAVLSIFAIPAILALSMTWFLGDGRFIPLQFDKFFGVFAVVLIPTAAGVAVRHSFPDLAQRLHKPVRIAAAVLLVVALAAGIAGGRTTLMNNFGVLSAAVVIFCTISLTVGYLAPRWMRLAPRQAVAVSLEIGLHNAVVAIGIALSPQLLDNAEMATPAAVYGVLAPVVALTFLFLVRRLDPGYRAAARRQT, via the coding sequence ATGGACAACCGCTTCTTCCCGCTGGTCGTGGTGGCGATCATGCTCGCCTTGGGCCTCACCCTCACGGTGGCCGACTTTCAGCGGGCGACCACGTTGCGCCGCCCGCTGCTGGCGGCGCTGTTGTGCCAATCCGTCCTGCTGCCGCTGCTTTGTCTGCTGGTCGCCGAAGCCCTTGATCTCCAGCCGAACCTGGCGGTCGGGCTGATGTTGATGGCGGCCACGCCGGGCGGGCTGTTGGCCAATGTCCTCAGCCATCTTGCGGGCGGGGACCTGGCCCTCAACCTCACGCTCACCGCGGTCAACGCCGTGCTGTCGATCTTCGCGATACCGGCGATCCTGGCGTTGTCGATGACCTGGTTCCTGGGTGACGGGCGCTTTATCCCGCTGCAGTTCGACAAGTTCTTCGGGGTGTTCGCGGTGGTGCTGATTCCCACCGCTGCCGGCGTGGCCGTCCGGCACAGTTTCCCCGATCTGGCCCAGCGACTGCACAAGCCGGTCCGGATCGCCGCGGCGGTGCTGCTGGTCGTCGCCCTGGCCGCGGGAATCGCCGGCGGCAGGACGACCCTGATGAATAACTTCGGGGTGCTCAGTGCGGCCGTCGTGATCTTCTGCACGATCAGTCTCACGGTCGGGTACCTCGCCCCCCGCTGGATGCGCCTGGCCCCACGCCAGGCCGTCGCGGTGAGCCTGGAGATCGGTTTGCACAACGCCGTGGTGGCCATCGGCATCGCGCTGAGCCCGCAATTGCTCGACAACGCCGAAATGGCCACACCAGCAGCGGTGTACGGCGTGCTCGCGCCGGTGGTCGCACTGACGTTCCTGTTCCTGGTGCGACGGCTGGATCCCGGCTATCGAGCTGCCGCGCGGCGGCAGACCTAG
- a CDS encoding DNA-3-methyladenine glycosylase — translation MSASELMVDPVAAARRLLGARLSARGVTALVVEVEAYGGVPDGPWPDAAAHSYRGLRERNAVMFGPPGRLYTYRSHGIHVCANVACGPDGTAAAVLLRACVIEDGTDVARARRGAAVRGSALARGPGNLCAALGITMDDNGIDVFDARGPVTLQLGAPLTATAGPRVGVSQAADRPWRLWLAGRPEVSAYRRSPRAPAPGASD, via the coding sequence GTGAGTGCCAGCGAACTGATGGTGGATCCGGTCGCGGCCGCGCGCCGGCTACTCGGAGCACGATTGAGCGCCAGGGGTGTTACGGCGTTGGTCGTCGAGGTCGAGGCCTACGGCGGAGTCCCCGACGGGCCCTGGCCAGACGCCGCGGCGCATTCCTACCGCGGTTTGCGCGAACGCAACGCCGTCATGTTCGGCCCGCCCGGGCGCCTCTACACCTACCGCAGCCACGGGATCCATGTCTGCGCCAACGTGGCATGCGGACCGGACGGCACCGCCGCCGCGGTGCTGTTACGGGCGTGCGTGATCGAGGATGGCACCGACGTGGCCCGGGCCCGGCGCGGGGCGGCGGTCCGCGGCAGCGCACTGGCCCGCGGGCCGGGAAACCTGTGCGCGGCACTCGGAATCACCATGGACGACAACGGAATTGATGTGTTCGACGCGCGGGGTCCGGTGACGCTGCAACTCGGGGCACCGTTGACGGCGACCGCAGGTCCGCGGGTAGGAGTCAGCCAGGCCGCAGACAGGCCGTGGCGGCTGTGGCTGGCCGGCCGGCCGGAAGTGTCCGCCTACCGGCGCAGCCCGAGAGCGCCGGCCCCGGGCGCCAGTGACTAG